Proteins found in one Vulpes vulpes isolate BD-2025 chromosome 13, VulVul3, whole genome shotgun sequence genomic segment:
- the RUSC1 gene encoding AP-4 complex accessory subunit RUSC1 isoform X10 codes for MAEAQSGTGQLQEQKKGLLIAVSASVDKIISHFGAARNLVQKAQLGDSRLSPDVGHLVLTTLCPALHALVADGLKPFRKDLITGQRRSSPWSVVEASVKPGASSRALGTLYGQVSRLAPLSSSRSRFHAFILGLLNTKQLELWFSSLQEDAGLLSLLYLPTGFFSLARAGCPALATELLLLLQPLSVLTFHLDLLFEHHHHLPLGPPPTTATPGSPPALQQTVHAVLHWGGRLAQSLRGAPGDTPSGPSALESAPAPGSWWEQLTQASRVYASGGTKGFPLSRWRAWRPGMAAGGPHDRPLPAEEATAGRGPWLGRLFGVPGGLAEGDGGTLKSRRPSSWLPPTVSVLALVKRGAPPETNSSPEELEASAASMVETHRAVRTLCDHVAATPEQLSFQRGEVLRVVATVNEDWLRCGRDGAEGLVPVGYTSLIL; via the exons ATGGCAGAGGCCCAGAGCGGGACCGGCCAGCTGCAGGAGCAGAAGAAAG GGCTCCTGATAGCTGTGAGCGCCTCCGTGGACAAGATCATCTCGCACTTTGGGGCGGCCCGGAACTTGGTTCAGAAG GCCCAGTTGGGGGACAGCCGTCTGAGCCCAGATGTGGGGCATCTGGTGCTGACTACCCTCTGTCCGGCCCTGCACGCCCTCGTGGCGGATGGCCTGAAGCCGTTCCGGAAGGACCTCATCACGGGGCAGCGCAGGAGTAGCCCCTGGAGCGTGGTGGAGGCTTCTGTGAAGCCAG GTGCCAGCAGCCGGGCGCTGGGGACTCTGTACGGCCAGGTCAGCCGTCTAGCTCCGTTGAGCAGCAGCCGCAGCCGCTTTCACGCCTTCATCTTGGGCCTCCTTAA CACCAAGCAGCTGGAGCTGTGGTTCTCGAGCCTCCAGGAAGATGCAG GCCTGCTGTCCCTCCTGTACCTGCCCACTGGCTTCTTCTCCTTGGCCCGGGctggctgccctgccctggccacggagctgctgctcctgctccagccACTGTCTGTGCTCACCTTCCACCTGGACCTGCTGTTCgagcaccaccaccacctgcccctgggccccccacccaccactgCCACCCCAGGCTCACCTCCTGCCCTGCAGCAGACAGTGCACGCAGTGCTGCACTGGGGGGGGCGGCTGGCCCAGAGCCTTCGGGGGGCCCCTGGGGATACGCCTTCTGGCCCTTCGGCCCTTGAGAGCGCCCCAGCGCCGGGCAGCTGGTGGGAGCAGCTGACCCAGGCCTCCCGGGTCTATGCCTCTGGGGGCACCAAGGGCTTCCCCCTTTCCCGGTGGAGGGCCTGGCGTCCAGGGATGGCGGCTGGAGGCCCCCACGACAGGCCCCTGCCCGCGGAGGAGGCCACGGCCGGCCGAGGTCCGTGGCTGGGGAGGCTGTTTGGAGTGCCTGGGGGCCTGGCGGAAGGGGACGGAGGAACGCTGAAGTCCAG GAGACCATCCAGCTGGCTGCCCCCGACAGTGAGTGTGTTGGCTCTGGTGAAGCGGGGGGCACCTCCTGAGACCAACTCGTCTCCTGAGGAGCTTGAGGCCTCAGCTGCCAGCATGGTGGAGACCCACAG GGCCGTGCGCACGCTCTGCGACCACGTGGCGGCGACACCTGAGCAGCTGAGCTTCCAGCGCGGGGAGGTGCTGCGCGTCGTGGCCACCGTGAACGAGGACTGGCTTCGCTGTGGGCGGGATGGCGCCGAGGGGCTGGTGCCCGTGGGCTACACCTCTCTCATCCTCTAG
- the RUSC1 gene encoding AP-4 complex accessory subunit RUSC1 isoform X7, with protein MLSPQRALLCNLNHIHLQHVSLGLHLSRRPELREGSLSTSPPPGDTGGKESRGPCSGALVDANSNSPAVPCRCCQEHGPSLENRQDPAQEEEGAASPSDPGCSSSLSSCSDLSPDESPISVYSQGLPGEDVHPQPSIIPLEQGSPLASAGPGACSPDSFCCSPDSCSGASSPRSPGLDSNRNTLTTCQEPPSPGLEEEDEGGEQDLLASELPEPDAGKTEPSWKINPIWKIDTELPDAGWKATGIIDSGCTIHRNSSSSWTTEPAKLDSGCKSNPVITEASPKTDAGWSDVSGEPASHRTITSFHELAQKRKRGPGLPPVPHVKKDRSDWLIVFSPDSELPPSGSLGGSPAPPREVTTFKELRSRSRATPPPVPPRDPPVGWALVPPRPPPPPVPPRRRKNRPGLQPITERPPEEGRAGSPVAGQEAPAAREPEEPGAQASRAAAPPPPRPPSAPRSAAAPRPLLEGAGTAGTPLPARPAGPPRAGLRLLGAPRPPQERLLPVRQSPVGAHSPPARGALPCLASPELALLLSPLFPRSSTFPAAAPPPRQVPAPPLPPPPRPQKGSRRTRSPPPPPRLPQSSWSFAGVPGAQRRWMAEAQSGTGQLQEQKKGLLIAVSASVDKIISHFGAARNLVQKAQLGDSRLSPDVGHLVLTTLCPALHALVADGLKPFRKDLITGQRRSSPWSVVEASVKPGASSRALGTLYGQVSRLAPLSSSRSRFHAFILGLLNTKQLELWFSSLQEDAGLLSLLYLPTGFFSLARAGCPALATELLLLLQPLSVLTFHLDLLFEHHHHLPLGPPPTTATPGSPPALQQTVHAVLHWGGRLAQSLRGAPGDTPSGPSALESAPAPGSWWEQLTQASRVYASGGTKGFPLSRWRAWRPGMAAGGPHDRPLPAEEATAGRGPWLGRLFGVPGGLAEGDGGTLKSRRPSSWLPPTVSVLALVKRGAPPETNSSPEELEASAASMVETHRSPGAWGRVR; from the exons ATGCTGTCCCCTCAGAGGGCTTTGCTCTGCAACCTCAACCACATCCACCTCCAGCATGTGTCCCTGGGCCTGCACTTGTCCCGCCGTCCTGAGCTACGGGAGGGGTCCTTGAGCACATCCCCTCCCCCTGGAGACACAGGGGGCAAGGAGAGCCGCGGCCCCTGCAGCGGGGCCCTGGTGGACGCCAATTCCAACAGCCCAGCTGTGCCCTGCCGATGCTGCCAGGAGCACGGTCCCAGCTTGGAGAATCGACAGGACCCAgcgcaggaggaggagggggctgcctcTCCCTCGGACCCAGGCTGCTCCTCCTCACTCAGCTCCTGCTCAGATCTTAGTCCAGATGAGTCCCCCATCTCGGTGTACTCGCAGGGCCTCCCAGGTGAGGATGTCCACCCTCAGCCCAGCATCATCCCCCTGGAGCAGGGCTCCCCGCTGGCCTCCGCAGGCCCTGGCGCCTGCTCTCCGGACAGCTTCTGTTGCTCGCCCGATTCCTGCTCCGGAGCGTCCTCCCCACGGAGCCCCGGTCTGGACTCCAACCGCAACACTCTGACCACCTGCCAGGAGCCCCCTTCCCCGGGGCTAGAGGAAGAGGAcgagggaggggagcaggatCTCCTTGCCTCCGAGCTCCCGGAGCCCGACGCTGGGAAAACCGAACCCAGCTGGAAAATCAACCCCATTTGGAAAATTGACACGGAGCTCCCCGATGCCGGCTGGAAAGCCACGGGGATCATTGACTCTGGCTGCACCATCCACCGGAACAGCAGCTCTAGCTGGACAACGGAACCTGCAAAACTCGACTCCGGCTGCAAAAGCAACCCAGTTATCACCGAAGCCAGCCCCAAAACAGATGCGGGGTGGAGTGACGTCAGCGGGGAGCCGGCGTCGCACCGGACAATCACGTCCTTCCATGAGCTGGCCCAGAAGCGCAAGCGGGGCCCGGGGCTGCCCCCGGTGCCGCATGTCAAGAAGGACCGCAGCGACTGGCTCATCGTATTCTCGCCCGACAGCGAGCTGCCCCCCAGCGGCTCCCTGGGAGGCTCCCCGGCGCCGCCCCGGGAGGTCACCACCTTCAAGGAGCTCCGCTCCCGGAGCCGGGCCACGCCCCCGCCGGTGCCGCCCCGGGATCCCCCGGTCGGCTGGGCCTTGGtgccgccccggcccccgcccccgcccgtccCACCGCGGAGGAGGAAGAACCGGCCCGGGCTGCAGCCCATCACCGAGCGGCCGCCCGAGGAGGGCAGGGCGGGCAGCCCCGTGGCTGGCCAGGAGGCCCCCGCCGCCCGGGAGCCCGAGGAACCGGGCGCGCAGGCCAGCCGCGCGG ccgccccccccccgccgcgcccgccctccgccccccggtccgcggccgccccgcgccccctgctGGAGGGCGCGGGCACGGCGGGGACTCCACTCCCCGCGCGTCCCGCCGGCCCTCCCCGCGCGGGGCTGCGGCTACTGGGCGCGCCGAGGCCTCCGCAGGAGCGGCTGCTGCCGGTCCGCCAGTCCCCGGTGGGCGCGCACTCGCCCCCGGCTCGgggggccctgccctgcctggccaGCCCCGAGCTGGCCCTGCTGCTCTCCCCGCTCTTTCCCAGAAGCAGCACCTTCCCCGccgcggcccccccgccccgccaggtGCCCGCCCCCCCGCTGCCACCACCGCCGCGCCCGCAGAAGGGCTCCCGCCGGACCAGGAGCCCGCCGCCTCCGCCCAGGCTAC CCCAGAGTTCCTGGTCGTTTGCCGGTGTCCCCGGGGCCCAGCGACGGTGGATGGCAGAGGCCCAGAGCGGGACCGGCCAGCTGCAGGAGCAGAAGAAAG GGCTCCTGATAGCTGTGAGCGCCTCCGTGGACAAGATCATCTCGCACTTTGGGGCGGCCCGGAACTTGGTTCAGAAG GCCCAGTTGGGGGACAGCCGTCTGAGCCCAGATGTGGGGCATCTGGTGCTGACTACCCTCTGTCCGGCCCTGCACGCCCTCGTGGCGGATGGCCTGAAGCCGTTCCGGAAGGACCTCATCACGGGGCAGCGCAGGAGTAGCCCCTGGAGCGTGGTGGAGGCTTCTGTGAAGCCAG GTGCCAGCAGCCGGGCGCTGGGGACTCTGTACGGCCAGGTCAGCCGTCTAGCTCCGTTGAGCAGCAGCCGCAGCCGCTTTCACGCCTTCATCTTGGGCCTCCTTAA CACCAAGCAGCTGGAGCTGTGGTTCTCGAGCCTCCAGGAAGATGCAG GCCTGCTGTCCCTCCTGTACCTGCCCACTGGCTTCTTCTCCTTGGCCCGGGctggctgccctgccctggccacggagctgctgctcctgctccagccACTGTCTGTGCTCACCTTCCACCTGGACCTGCTGTTCgagcaccaccaccacctgcccctgggccccccacccaccactgCCACCCCAGGCTCACCTCCTGCCCTGCAGCAGACAGTGCACGCAGTGCTGCACTGGGGGGGGCGGCTGGCCCAGAGCCTTCGGGGGGCCCCTGGGGATACGCCTTCTGGCCCTTCGGCCCTTGAGAGCGCCCCAGCGCCGGGCAGCTGGTGGGAGCAGCTGACCCAGGCCTCCCGGGTCTATGCCTCTGGGGGCACCAAGGGCTTCCCCCTTTCCCGGTGGAGGGCCTGGCGTCCAGGGATGGCGGCTGGAGGCCCCCACGACAGGCCCCTGCCCGCGGAGGAGGCCACGGCCGGCCGAGGTCCGTGGCTGGGGAGGCTGTTTGGAGTGCCTGGGGGCCTGGCGGAAGGGGACGGAGGAACGCTGAAGTCCAG GAGACCATCCAGCTGGCTGCCCCCGACAGTGAGTGTGTTGGCTCTGGTGAAGCGGGGGGCACCTCCTGAGACCAACTCGTCTCCTGAGGAGCTTGAGGCCTCAGCTGCCAGCATGGTGGAGACCCACAG GAGCCCCGGGGCGTGGGGGCGGGTCAGATAA
- the RUSC1 gene encoding AP-4 complex accessory subunit RUSC1 isoform X8 yields MLSPQRALLCNLNHIHLQHVSLGLHLSRRPELREGSLSTSPPPGDTGGKESRGPCSGALVDANSNSPAVPCRCCQEHGPSLENRQDPAQEEEGAASPSDPGCSSSLSSCSDLSPDESPISVYSQGLPGEDVHPQPSIIPLEQGSPLASAGPGACSPDSFCCSPDSCSGASSPRSPGLDSNRNTLTTCQEPPSPGLEEEDEGGEQDLLASELPEPDAGKTEPSWKINPIWKIDTELPDAGWKATGIIDSGCTIHRNSSSSWTTEPAKLDSGCKSNPVITEASPKTDAGWSDVSGEPASHRTITSFHELAQKRKRGPGLPPVPHVKKDRSDWLIVFSPDSELPPSGSLGGSPAPPREVTTFKELRSRSRATPPPVPPRDPPVGWALVPPRPPPPPVPPRRRKNRPGLQPITERPPEEGRAGSPVAGQEAPAAREPEEPGAQASRAAQSSWSFAGVPGAQRRWMAEAQSGTGQLQEQKKGLLIAVSASVDKIISHFGAARNLVQKAQLGDSRLSPDVGHLVLTTLCPALHALVADGLKPFRKDLITGQRRSSPWSVVEASVKPGASSRALGTLYGQVSRLAPLSSSRSRFHAFILGLLNTKQLELWFSSLQEDAGLLSLLYLPTGFFSLARAGCPALATELLLLLQPLSVLTFHLDLLFEHHHHLPLGPPPTTATPGSPPALQQTVHAVLHWGGRLAQSLRGAPGDTPSGPSALESAPAPGSWWEQLTQASRVYASGGTKGFPLSRWRAWRPGMAAGGPHDRPLPAEEATAGRGPWLGRLFGVPGGLAEGDGGTLKSRRPSSWLPPTVSVLALVKRGAPPETNSSPEELEASAASMVETHRCGGADHRAVRTLCDHVAATPEQLSFQRGEVLRVVATVNEDWLRCGRDGAEGLVPVGYTSLIL; encoded by the exons ATGCTGTCCCCTCAGAGGGCTTTGCTCTGCAACCTCAACCACATCCACCTCCAGCATGTGTCCCTGGGCCTGCACTTGTCCCGCCGTCCTGAGCTACGGGAGGGGTCCTTGAGCACATCCCCTCCCCCTGGAGACACAGGGGGCAAGGAGAGCCGCGGCCCCTGCAGCGGGGCCCTGGTGGACGCCAATTCCAACAGCCCAGCTGTGCCCTGCCGATGCTGCCAGGAGCACGGTCCCAGCTTGGAGAATCGACAGGACCCAgcgcaggaggaggagggggctgcctcTCCCTCGGACCCAGGCTGCTCCTCCTCACTCAGCTCCTGCTCAGATCTTAGTCCAGATGAGTCCCCCATCTCGGTGTACTCGCAGGGCCTCCCAGGTGAGGATGTCCACCCTCAGCCCAGCATCATCCCCCTGGAGCAGGGCTCCCCGCTGGCCTCCGCAGGCCCTGGCGCCTGCTCTCCGGACAGCTTCTGTTGCTCGCCCGATTCCTGCTCCGGAGCGTCCTCCCCACGGAGCCCCGGTCTGGACTCCAACCGCAACACTCTGACCACCTGCCAGGAGCCCCCTTCCCCGGGGCTAGAGGAAGAGGAcgagggaggggagcaggatCTCCTTGCCTCCGAGCTCCCGGAGCCCGACGCTGGGAAAACCGAACCCAGCTGGAAAATCAACCCCATTTGGAAAATTGACACGGAGCTCCCCGATGCCGGCTGGAAAGCCACGGGGATCATTGACTCTGGCTGCACCATCCACCGGAACAGCAGCTCTAGCTGGACAACGGAACCTGCAAAACTCGACTCCGGCTGCAAAAGCAACCCAGTTATCACCGAAGCCAGCCCCAAAACAGATGCGGGGTGGAGTGACGTCAGCGGGGAGCCGGCGTCGCACCGGACAATCACGTCCTTCCATGAGCTGGCCCAGAAGCGCAAGCGGGGCCCGGGGCTGCCCCCGGTGCCGCATGTCAAGAAGGACCGCAGCGACTGGCTCATCGTATTCTCGCCCGACAGCGAGCTGCCCCCCAGCGGCTCCCTGGGAGGCTCCCCGGCGCCGCCCCGGGAGGTCACCACCTTCAAGGAGCTCCGCTCCCGGAGCCGGGCCACGCCCCCGCCGGTGCCGCCCCGGGATCCCCCGGTCGGCTGGGCCTTGGtgccgccccggcccccgcccccgcccgtccCACCGCGGAGGAGGAAGAACCGGCCCGGGCTGCAGCCCATCACCGAGCGGCCGCCCGAGGAGGGCAGGGCGGGCAGCCCCGTGGCTGGCCAGGAGGCCCCCGCCGCCCGGGAGCCCGAGGAACCGGGCGCGCAGGCCAGCCGCGCGG CCCAGAGTTCCTGGTCGTTTGCCGGTGTCCCCGGGGCCCAGCGACGGTGGATGGCAGAGGCCCAGAGCGGGACCGGCCAGCTGCAGGAGCAGAAGAAAG GGCTCCTGATAGCTGTGAGCGCCTCCGTGGACAAGATCATCTCGCACTTTGGGGCGGCCCGGAACTTGGTTCAGAAG GCCCAGTTGGGGGACAGCCGTCTGAGCCCAGATGTGGGGCATCTGGTGCTGACTACCCTCTGTCCGGCCCTGCACGCCCTCGTGGCGGATGGCCTGAAGCCGTTCCGGAAGGACCTCATCACGGGGCAGCGCAGGAGTAGCCCCTGGAGCGTGGTGGAGGCTTCTGTGAAGCCAG GTGCCAGCAGCCGGGCGCTGGGGACTCTGTACGGCCAGGTCAGCCGTCTAGCTCCGTTGAGCAGCAGCCGCAGCCGCTTTCACGCCTTCATCTTGGGCCTCCTTAA CACCAAGCAGCTGGAGCTGTGGTTCTCGAGCCTCCAGGAAGATGCAG GCCTGCTGTCCCTCCTGTACCTGCCCACTGGCTTCTTCTCCTTGGCCCGGGctggctgccctgccctggccacggagctgctgctcctgctccagccACTGTCTGTGCTCACCTTCCACCTGGACCTGCTGTTCgagcaccaccaccacctgcccctgggccccccacccaccactgCCACCCCAGGCTCACCTCCTGCCCTGCAGCAGACAGTGCACGCAGTGCTGCACTGGGGGGGGCGGCTGGCCCAGAGCCTTCGGGGGGCCCCTGGGGATACGCCTTCTGGCCCTTCGGCCCTTGAGAGCGCCCCAGCGCCGGGCAGCTGGTGGGAGCAGCTGACCCAGGCCTCCCGGGTCTATGCCTCTGGGGGCACCAAGGGCTTCCCCCTTTCCCGGTGGAGGGCCTGGCGTCCAGGGATGGCGGCTGGAGGCCCCCACGACAGGCCCCTGCCCGCGGAGGAGGCCACGGCCGGCCGAGGTCCGTGGCTGGGGAGGCTGTTTGGAGTGCCTGGGGGCCTGGCGGAAGGGGACGGAGGAACGCTGAAGTCCAG GAGACCATCCAGCTGGCTGCCCCCGACAGTGAGTGTGTTGGCTCTGGTGAAGCGGGGGGCACCTCCTGAGACCAACTCGTCTCCTGAGGAGCTTGAGGCCTCAGCTGCCAGCATGGTGGAGACCCACAGGTGTGGGGGTGCAGACCACAG GGCCGTGCGCACGCTCTGCGACCACGTGGCGGCGACACCTGAGCAGCTGAGCTTCCAGCGCGGGGAGGTGCTGCGCGTCGTGGCCACCGTGAACGAGGACTGGCTTCGCTGTGGGCGGGATGGCGCCGAGGGGCTGGTGCCCGTGGGCTACACCTCTCTCATCCTCTAG
- the RUSC1 gene encoding AP-4 complex accessory subunit RUSC1 isoform X9: protein MLSPQRALLCNLNHIHLQHVSLGLHLSRRPELREGSLSTSPPPGDTGGKESRGPCSGALVDANSNSPAVPCRCCQEHGPSLENRQDPAQEEEGAASPSDPGCSSSLSSCSDLSPDESPISVYSQGLPGEDVHPQPSIIPLEQGSPLASAGPGACSPDSFCCSPDSCSGASSPRSPGLDSNRNTLTTCQEPPSPGLEEEDEGGEQDLLASELPEPDAGKTEPSWKINPIWKIDTELPDAGWKATGIIDSGCTIHRNSSSSWTTEPAKLDSGCKSNPVITEASPKTDAGWSDVSGEPASHRTITSFHELAQKRKRGPGLPPVPHVKKDRSDWLIVFSPDSELPPSGSLGGSPAPPREVTTFKELRSRSRATPPPVPPRDPPVGWALVPPRPPPPPVPPRRRKNRPGLQPITERPPEEGRAGSPVAGQEAPAAREPEEPGAQASRAAQSSWSFAGVPGAQRRWMAEAQSGTGQLQEQKKGLLIAVSASVDKIISHFGAARNLVQKAQLGDSRLSPDVGHLVLTTLCPALHALVADGLKPFRKDLITGQRRSSPWSVVEASVKPGASSRALGTLYGQVSRLAPLSSSRSRFHAFILGLLNTKQLELWFSSLQEDAGLLSLLYLPTGFFSLARAGCPALATELLLLLQPLSVLTFHLDLLFEHHHHLPLGPPPTTATPGSPPALQQTVHAVLHWGGRLAQSLRGAPGDTPSGPSALESAPAPGSWWEQLTQASRVYASGGTKGFPLSRWRAWRPGMAAGGPHDRPLPAEEATAGRGPWLGRLFGVPGGLAEGDGGTLKSRRPSSWLPPTVSVLALVKRGAPPETNSSPEELEASAASMVETHRAVRTLCDHVAATPEQLSFQRGEVLRVVATVNEDWLRCGRDGAEGLVPVGYTSLIL from the exons ATGCTGTCCCCTCAGAGGGCTTTGCTCTGCAACCTCAACCACATCCACCTCCAGCATGTGTCCCTGGGCCTGCACTTGTCCCGCCGTCCTGAGCTACGGGAGGGGTCCTTGAGCACATCCCCTCCCCCTGGAGACACAGGGGGCAAGGAGAGCCGCGGCCCCTGCAGCGGGGCCCTGGTGGACGCCAATTCCAACAGCCCAGCTGTGCCCTGCCGATGCTGCCAGGAGCACGGTCCCAGCTTGGAGAATCGACAGGACCCAgcgcaggaggaggagggggctgcctcTCCCTCGGACCCAGGCTGCTCCTCCTCACTCAGCTCCTGCTCAGATCTTAGTCCAGATGAGTCCCCCATCTCGGTGTACTCGCAGGGCCTCCCAGGTGAGGATGTCCACCCTCAGCCCAGCATCATCCCCCTGGAGCAGGGCTCCCCGCTGGCCTCCGCAGGCCCTGGCGCCTGCTCTCCGGACAGCTTCTGTTGCTCGCCCGATTCCTGCTCCGGAGCGTCCTCCCCACGGAGCCCCGGTCTGGACTCCAACCGCAACACTCTGACCACCTGCCAGGAGCCCCCTTCCCCGGGGCTAGAGGAAGAGGAcgagggaggggagcaggatCTCCTTGCCTCCGAGCTCCCGGAGCCCGACGCTGGGAAAACCGAACCCAGCTGGAAAATCAACCCCATTTGGAAAATTGACACGGAGCTCCCCGATGCCGGCTGGAAAGCCACGGGGATCATTGACTCTGGCTGCACCATCCACCGGAACAGCAGCTCTAGCTGGACAACGGAACCTGCAAAACTCGACTCCGGCTGCAAAAGCAACCCAGTTATCACCGAAGCCAGCCCCAAAACAGATGCGGGGTGGAGTGACGTCAGCGGGGAGCCGGCGTCGCACCGGACAATCACGTCCTTCCATGAGCTGGCCCAGAAGCGCAAGCGGGGCCCGGGGCTGCCCCCGGTGCCGCATGTCAAGAAGGACCGCAGCGACTGGCTCATCGTATTCTCGCCCGACAGCGAGCTGCCCCCCAGCGGCTCCCTGGGAGGCTCCCCGGCGCCGCCCCGGGAGGTCACCACCTTCAAGGAGCTCCGCTCCCGGAGCCGGGCCACGCCCCCGCCGGTGCCGCCCCGGGATCCCCCGGTCGGCTGGGCCTTGGtgccgccccggcccccgcccccgcccgtccCACCGCGGAGGAGGAAGAACCGGCCCGGGCTGCAGCCCATCACCGAGCGGCCGCCCGAGGAGGGCAGGGCGGGCAGCCCCGTGGCTGGCCAGGAGGCCCCCGCCGCCCGGGAGCCCGAGGAACCGGGCGCGCAGGCCAGCCGCGCGG CCCAGAGTTCCTGGTCGTTTGCCGGTGTCCCCGGGGCCCAGCGACGGTGGATGGCAGAGGCCCAGAGCGGGACCGGCCAGCTGCAGGAGCAGAAGAAAG GGCTCCTGATAGCTGTGAGCGCCTCCGTGGACAAGATCATCTCGCACTTTGGGGCGGCCCGGAACTTGGTTCAGAAG GCCCAGTTGGGGGACAGCCGTCTGAGCCCAGATGTGGGGCATCTGGTGCTGACTACCCTCTGTCCGGCCCTGCACGCCCTCGTGGCGGATGGCCTGAAGCCGTTCCGGAAGGACCTCATCACGGGGCAGCGCAGGAGTAGCCCCTGGAGCGTGGTGGAGGCTTCTGTGAAGCCAG GTGCCAGCAGCCGGGCGCTGGGGACTCTGTACGGCCAGGTCAGCCGTCTAGCTCCGTTGAGCAGCAGCCGCAGCCGCTTTCACGCCTTCATCTTGGGCCTCCTTAA CACCAAGCAGCTGGAGCTGTGGTTCTCGAGCCTCCAGGAAGATGCAG GCCTGCTGTCCCTCCTGTACCTGCCCACTGGCTTCTTCTCCTTGGCCCGGGctggctgccctgccctggccacggagctgctgctcctgctccagccACTGTCTGTGCTCACCTTCCACCTGGACCTGCTGTTCgagcaccaccaccacctgcccctgggccccccacccaccactgCCACCCCAGGCTCACCTCCTGCCCTGCAGCAGACAGTGCACGCAGTGCTGCACTGGGGGGGGCGGCTGGCCCAGAGCCTTCGGGGGGCCCCTGGGGATACGCCTTCTGGCCCTTCGGCCCTTGAGAGCGCCCCAGCGCCGGGCAGCTGGTGGGAGCAGCTGACCCAGGCCTCCCGGGTCTATGCCTCTGGGGGCACCAAGGGCTTCCCCCTTTCCCGGTGGAGGGCCTGGCGTCCAGGGATGGCGGCTGGAGGCCCCCACGACAGGCCCCTGCCCGCGGAGGAGGCCACGGCCGGCCGAGGTCCGTGGCTGGGGAGGCTGTTTGGAGTGCCTGGGGGCCTGGCGGAAGGGGACGGAGGAACGCTGAAGTCCAG GAGACCATCCAGCTGGCTGCCCCCGACAGTGAGTGTGTTGGCTCTGGTGAAGCGGGGGGCACCTCCTGAGACCAACTCGTCTCCTGAGGAGCTTGAGGCCTCAGCTGCCAGCATGGTGGAGACCCACAG GGCCGTGCGCACGCTCTGCGACCACGTGGCGGCGACACCTGAGCAGCTGAGCTTCCAGCGCGGGGAGGTGCTGCGCGTCGTGGCCACCGTGAACGAGGACTGGCTTCGCTGTGGGCGGGATGGCGCCGAGGGGCTGGTGCCCGTGGGCTACACCTCTCTCATCCTCTAG